ccaaaatggaaaaacattgaaGTAAGCCTTTCCATAGATTATGATGTGAAACCGTTCAACAACCAGTGAGACGAATCCCGGCAGCGCTCGAGGACAAAGTCATGGAAAATGGATGAGCCTGAGTCGAGATATAATTGAACCAGTCACGGGCCCGAGTGCTTGGATATCTCCATCGTGCTTGCGTTAAGGAGAACGGGGACATCCGCTTATGTGTCGACATGcgactggcaaacaaagcaatcCTACGGGAAAACTACCCATTACCAACTTTCGACTGCTTTATGACCAGACTCAAAGAGGCTAAATTCTTCGCACGCCTAGACTCAAGGACGCCTATCACCAACTGGCCCTTGATGATCGAGCCGGGAAATAACAACGTTCATAACTCCAAGGGGACTTTTCCGCTATAAGCGTTTGATGTTTGGAGTAAATTCTGCTCCCGAAATTTTTCAACGCCTTCTCGAGCAGATGCTATTTGCGGTACCTAACGCCATGAATTCATCGATGATATCATCATCTTTGGCGCAACTGACCTCGAAATCGACAGCGCCGTAAAAGAAGTATGCCAGATCTTCCAGGAAAATAATGTCCTActgaataaagaaaagtgcatCTGGAAGACAAGCAAACTAAAATTCCTCGGACATATTTTATCCGACAAGGGAATAGAAGTCGACCCTGAGAAAATTGACGTCATCCGATCTTTCAGAGACCCaaagaacaaagaagaaaCGCGGAGCTTACTCGGTTTGGTGACCTACGTCGGGAAGTTCATTCCGGACCTTGCAAATCATACAGATCCTTTAAGAAAActgctgaaaactgaaagcaaatTCACCTGGGGCGAAGCCGAGAAAAATGCTTTCAGCAACCTAAAGAATCTCCTATATAAGGTGCCCAAATTATCATATTTCAATCCAAGGCATCGAACACGGGTGATTGCGGACGCCAGCCCGGTTGCCCTTGGGGCTGTGTTATTGCAATTCAAAGTCGACAACGAACCTTTAATAATTACCTTTGCTAGCAAGGCCTGTCGGAGGTGGAGAAACGCTACTCCCAAACTGAAAAGAGAGCCTAGCGCTGGTTTGGGCAGAGGAGAAATTTTACTACTATCTGGCAGGCCTGCACTTCGAACTCGTAACTGATCACAAGCCCTTGGAAGCCATTTTCAAACCAACATCCAAGCCCCCAGCTCGCTGCTGCGGCTCCAGGCATATACGTTCACCGTTATCTATAAATCCGGAAGAGACAACATATCAGATGCGTTGTCTCGACTCTGTCAACTACCGACGGTAGAATCAATCGACCACAAGACGGAATACAGCATCCTTCGCGTCGTACAGAGCTCTATCCCAAGATCTATGACAATTCATGAAATAGCAGAGTCTTCCAAGAGGGATGAAGAGATTATGGATGCAATCAGTTGCCTGGAGAACGACTCCTGGAAGCCCGATAGTTCAGTGGGCTTCTACCCGTTTCGGTATGAGCTTTCAGCGGTTGGCTCGCTCCTTTTGAGGGGAAACCGCCTAGTCGTGCCAACATCTCTGAGAGTAAAAATACTGGAGTTAGCCCACGAAGGACATCCCGGCGAGACAGCAATGAAACGCCGCCTGCGATCCAAAGTATGGTGGCCACAAATAGACAGAGAGGCAGAAAAGTTTGTCAAAGCTTGCAGAGATTGTTGCCTGGTATCACAAGACATCAGGCCACCCCCTATGGACAGGAATCCTTTTCCCACTGGCCCTTGGATTTGGGTAGCGTCGGATTTACTAGGTCCGCTTCCCAACAATGAATATGTTCTAGTCTTCATTGACTATTTCTCACGATATATGGAGCATAAGTTTCTTAAAACCATATCTTCAACGACCCTGGTAGAGGCAATGAAAGAGATCTTCTGTAGACTGGGATATCCTGAGCACCTACGAACGGATAATGGACGCCAATATGTTAGCGAGGAGTTTTCTAGCTACTGCAAAGCGTGCGGCATTAAACAAGTTCGAACCCCACCGTATTGGCCGCAAGCAAACGGGGAAGTTGAAAACATGAACAGAGCCCTTGTAAAACGCTTAAAAATAGCATACGCAAAtgagaaaaactacaaagaggaaatccaaaaattcgTTCTTATGTACAACGTAACCCCACATGGAACAACAGGGTCTGCGCCCACAAAGCTGATGTTCAACAGAGTCATCCGTGACAAAATACCGGGCATTGGGGATATCTGCGAGAATACCTTAGACTCTGGAGAGAGAGATAAAgatattattgaaaaaaataagggaaagCAGGCAGCCGACAAAAGAAGAGGGGCAAAGGAAGTCGATATAGAAGTGGGCGACAAGGTGCTTTTGAAAAACGCAGTGTTCCCAAATAAACTTACATCAAACTTCGACAAGACAGAATTTACGGTTTTAGAACGACACAATAATATTGTGGTGATCGAAGGGGGTGGTAGAAAACTAACAAGAAATGCCTCACATCTTAAGAAAGTTCCAGCTAGCCAAACGTATCCAGCCTCCTGCCCAACGCCGCAACCAGATGACAGCTTACCGGAATCAACACCTACCTCGGAGAACGCAGTACTCCAGCCCACAGAAGGAAGCCTCGGGATCTAGCCACCCCTGCCGCCATTAAAGCTAAAACTTGTTAATAAAGGAGGGatgtggcgaccggcgttgccaacaaccaagcatcgggAGAGCAGCGACGGGAGAGACGCTACCGATGGCCTAGTGTCTGAGTGAGAGAATGTATTACTCCTGAGCGGACTGCCAAGCAGCGTGGATGTGCGAATACCATAGATCTGAATAAAcgaactgaatatatatatatatattatctataaatcatAACGCGTGTTACTCTTAGCAAGCGGTTCATTACACTAGCCATTAAGTTCAAGAAGTTCAAGCTTTCGTAGACGTTGTGACCACGCGCACTTACCCAGCCTAGTATGCTCGGGGAATTTTACACCCCTTCTAGACAAGTCGGAGTCGCTCCAGGCGATTATGACAGCTTCATCTCCAATACAGTGAAATCTCACTCGAACATATTGGTATGTTTGTTTCGTTTTATAAGCGTCACTATAGTTAATAATTAATCCTAAGATTTATATACAGTTCTGTCAATCCCTTCTTCAGCCGTTGTGATCACCCTTGATCGTTTACTGCATGTGGAAAAGGTCAAAACGCTAATTATTGAAAGCCTGGGGGAGTTGTAAGACAGCGCGGTAACTTGCGCCGCAATTGGCGGTGCTTATAATACGGCACAGAAGTGGATGTATGTAAATCCGTGTCGGGTCACCCAATTCTAAGAAGCTTCAAGGGATATGACGGGACGTGCGAACAAGACGTCAGAATGTGTTGTATTTCCCTGTAagactaattaaattttcgcaacCCAAAATTTAGCGGCACTTGAGGCGGCACGACGACGACAATTCGGACTCGCGATTCTGACTACAAATTTTAAAGTAAGTAACACAGTTTtcattaataagaaaaataagaCTAATCGAACAACAAATTTCAGAACCAGGACTAGTGGTATTTGGGATCGCCCTCGGGGAAGTTGGCAGATCAGTATCCTGAATATAGGATGCTTGGTGGACGGATAAGTTTTTCTACGATTGTCTAATTTCTAAGACCCCAGGCTAGGACGGACATGCTCGAAGAAAAATATCTTCGCCGACCTCCAATGTAAATTTTCCCGGGGCCTTAATGTTGGGACCCCGGTTACTCTAAGgacaaatgcataaataaataactttacGTGACACTAACTTTTTTAACTTGGTTTTTAACTAAACGCCcaaattgataaatttaaaagtcaaGTCAAATGACCCAAATCCATTAACCTTAAAAAATGTACGAGAGCTTTAAGTTTTGGTTGTGACCATGCGCACCCCCCCAACCTAGGATGCCCGGAGGATTTAGCGGACATCATTCATTATCGATACTTCGGCGTCGCTCCAGACGACTACGACGGCTCCATCTCCCCTACTCACTCAAACATTCTGGTAAGCTCTCCCTTTTTAATGagcataaacataattttggaCTAATGCTAACATCATTCAAATTTTCTTATCAATCCATCATCAGGCTGCAATAACCCTTAACGTAGACTGCTTTTGAAACGGTCAAAGCGACCAAATTAGGCTTCTACAACGAGCTGTGTACTGATCTCGTTGCACCTTCCATCTGTCAACCTAACTTGCTGCTTATCGTTGTAATTGTTCCTCGGACAGCCAGCTGGTCCGCCAGTTTTCCGCTTACGAAGCAAAGTATAAAATTctggatcaggatcactagccgagtTGATCGGGTCATGTCGGTCTATCTGTATAAACgcattaattaatatatttatttatttatatagagcTGAGTTACAAAGTGAATTTATAACCTAACTTAAAGCTATAGCACTGGCTGCAAAGGCCTTTGGCCAGGATGTTTTTAATCGTATGTAGGGTAGTTGTGTTTATATCATATAATTCTGAGGTAAGTTTTATTTTGTGGAACATTTATaacttaatatatatttttatatttgcttttttttaaatatggtAATGGAGTTTAGTTGATTTAAAAAAGTTaaccatttttaatatatttgagttTGTTGGGTTGGTAAGGAGCGTTAGGGGCGGTTCTGAAAAATGTATAGCGTTGGTTAGTAAGAAATAGGGATGGGCAGTTAAGATATGTTTTAATGTTATTGTATTGTGTTGACAGTATGTACAAATGTTGTTTACATTATGATTAAAGTAATGTTCGTGGGTAATTTTAGTATGTCCAAGTCttagtttaataaatttggttTGAATGTTGTAGTACTGGCTCTGCTGGGGGTTGTTGCGGCTGAGAACTGGATTGTTCTGACTTGAATTGAAAACGCAGAGGCGAGGGTTGTGGTTTCTCCAAAAGATAGTCTTTATTCActtgttatatatatgtataaaaaaaactgGTTGCTCCAAAATCGTGTCTTTGTGTTCTTGTAGAAAAAAAAGTAAGTGagtaagcaaaaaaaagaaaaggtgaGGCCAGCGGTCCCTAATGGAAGAATACtccctttttcaaaagagaTTGGGTGGATTCCCTTCTCCATTTAGGAACGCGTGGAACTGGCACACGGGAGCTGGAGTAAACATCCCGCCCGCCTTGCAATGCCACAGATTGCAAAAAGAATCCGCGATGCATCAGTGAGTGTATGTTCCGGAGAGCATCCATCCTAGAACCGTGCTCTGTGCTACGATGCGCCCGTTCTGGCTGTGCATGACACCAGGTTGGATGAGCGTGGGATACACATCCGCACCTAGCACGACGGAGGTACCAGCCGGCCTGTGGAAACTGGGGTCCGACAGGATGAGGTTGGTGAACACTGTTTTGGCGGCGTCAGGCAGCTCTCGGGCAGGAGTCCGCATtcgcagctgctcctcgacgTGGAACACCACCTCCATCCGTGGCGTCTCTGTATGAATCGAGAGTGGCTCTGCACACCCTCTCATCACCGACTCCCAGGATAGGGAGGGCCATGGCCTTGGCCAGTGATCCGTCAATGCGGCTCGAAGTAGAGCACGCATCTACCATGGCCCGCACATCGAAGCGCTTGTCCCCGATGTCGAACCGCAGATTGACGGTGGGCAGGATAGCCGTTGCAGTGTGGGAGAGCACTGCCGAGAGGCGGGGTTGCTCGATGTTGGCCTTCGGCTCTGGCGTCTCGATGGGCCTGTCCGCGCTAGCAGACCGCTCTCGCTTTTCCCGCCGATGGAGATGTAGCAAGGGGTGATGAGCATCCCCACATACTCGGCAGCGACACTCACTCCGGCACGAGCCTCCGGAATGCTGGTGCGCCAAGCAGTTCGGGCAATATTTATTGTTGAGGACCGCACGGAGCCGCCGCTCTGCATCTAGCCGGAGAAACCGCGAACACGTCCGAAGCGGATGAATCCCCTGACAGACTCGGCATCGGAACGATCGAGTTCCTCGAGAACATCTGTCGATGAGCTGGCGACTTTGGGTGCGATGGGACGGCATGGCTGGCGCAAAGAGACGAGAGAAGCAGAGAGAAAAAGAACGACTGGAGgatagaacaaaaaaaataataattagtgGATACGCTTTACTCTCACAGTTATGGACATTGAACGCATAGACATTGGACATGTTTGTCTACGGGAAGGAAAACTAATTTGGAAATTGGCCGTTTGAGGAGAGAAAAAGAACgacagagagaaaaagaaCGACTGGAGgatagaacaaaaaaaataataattagtgGATACGCTTTACTCTCACAGTTATGGACATTGAACGCATAGACATTGAACATGTTTGTCTACGGGAAGGACAACTAATTTGGAAATTGGCCGTTTGAGGATACCACGGGCCGTGCGGACGTCTACGACGCGAACTTTGTCATCAGAGCCAGGATAAACCCTTTGAACACGCCCTAACCTCCATCCATACGATGGAACGTGGTCTTCCTTGATAATTACCATGTCGCCTTCGGACATATTCCTGGTTGGAATTTGCCACTTGGTCCTCTTTTGGAACTCTTTCAGGTATTCAGCTTTCCATCTCGATGCGAAAAGCTGGCCAAGGGCTTTGAGTCGCTGCCATCGGTTCAGGATAGAACTGGCTTCGCCGGCGGTGGGAGGTTCGGCGGGGACGAGTAGCGGTCCGCCTATCAGAAAATGTCCCGGAGTGAGAGCGAGGATATCCGACGGATCTTCTGACATCGCGGAAATTGGTCTGGAGTTGAGGCATGCCTCGATCCGACACAGTAGAGTGGATAACTCTTCAAGGGTATACATAAAGTTACCTGTTGTCTTGTAGAAGTGAGTCTTGAAACTCTTGACTCCTGCTTCCCACaggcctcccatatggggGGCGCCTGGAGGGTTGAAATGCCAGGATGACTAAATGACGAGGTAACCTTTTCCTTAACCGCAGCGATGAAATCTTCTGTGAGGGCCTTCTCCGCGCCCACAAAAGTCTTTCCGTTGTCCGAGTAAAGATGGAGGGGGCACCCTCTTCTGGCCGCGAACCTTGAGAAGGCTCCGAGGAATTTCTCCGTGGTCAAGTCCGAAGTGGCTTCCAAATGGATGGCCTTCGTACTGAAGCACACGAAGACGCAGACATAGCCCTTCGTGATTCGACAGGCACGACCTGAATAGCTTTTGACATCAAACGGTCCCGCGAAGTCGAGTCCTGTGTGTGTAAAGGGTCGCGAATAGGTCGCTCTGGACTGAGGTAGTTTACCCATTAGCTGGGACTGCACCTTCTTCCGGTGAATGACACACGCCTTGCAGGTCATGGTCACACGTTTGATCAGGTTCCGCAGCTTCGGAATCCAGTATCTCGTCCGGATGAGACGAACCATAAGCTGGTTTCCCCCGTGTATGGAGATACGGTGAGTAAATGTGACCAGAAGCTCTGCTAGTTTGGAATGGTACGCCAAAAGGATGACGTTCGTCGTAGGATAACGAGTCAGATGCAGTCAAACGACCGCATGACCTCATGATGCCGTCAGCATCCAGGAACGGATTAAGGTTGAGGATAAAACTGGACGAGGGAAGCTGTCCTTTGGATTGCAGGATGTTGTATTCCTCTGGATAGTCGGCCCGTTGAGTTTGCCTAATAAGCATGAGTTGTATATGGGCGAGTTCTTTACTGCTTACGTCTGTAGAAGAAGGCGTAGGAATGCGTCTGCAGCGGTTGATGAACCGCTGCACAAAAGCCATGACTCGCAGCATGCGATCGAAGTTTGAAAAACGCTCTAGGAGATCCCATGCTGGACACGCTAAATGGCACCGGACGGATCGTCTTTCGAGTTCAAGGTCCGATACCGCTTCGTGCGACGTGGGCCAGGAGACTTGCGGCTGAATCAGTCACGACGGGCCATGCCACCAGAGGTCACTACTTGCCAGCTCTTCAGCCGTGACACCACAAATGGCTAGATCTGCTGGATTGTGCTCGGAACGCACATGTGACCATTGGCTGGCATCTGTATTTAGAGCAATCTTAGTCACTCGATTCGCTACGAAGGTGGTCCATTGACATGGTGGCTTGTTCAACCAACACAATGGTGGAATAAGTCCAGAAAAACGTTATTCGACCAAACGGGATGTGAGGAAGAATTGCAGCCCACAGGTCAGCAAGAAGAACTGCACCACACAATTCTAAGCGCGGGGATTGTATCATgttgcatatattttatataatggTTGTGGTTTATATTagcattatttatattttgatacCATCTAGATGTTTGGTTAAGTCGATTTAATTTGCTATTAAGCAgtcttgttttgatttaaatCCCAGATGTTAAAGTTGTTGGTAAAGATTAGAGGAGCTAATTTAGCTTGGTAGTCGGCTAGTTCATTTTCCTTTATACCTTTGTGGCCCGGTACCCAAAGTAATAATATCTTACGGTAAAAGGACATTAATAAAGTTCTTATTGTGGCAGGGTAGTATGTGACGTTTACACTGTTTTCAATGGCCTGGAGTGACGATAGGGAGTCagaacaaattacaaatttaccTGGTTTAGTTTTAATAAGTGGGATAGCTTCGTAAATTGCTATAATTTCAGCAGAATAAATTGAAGAAAAATTTTGAAGTAAACctatttttaaagtttgttCTTCCGTAGTAATAGAAAAGGAAGTGGAGTGTTGTGTTTTT
Above is a window of Drosophila teissieri strain GT53w unplaced genomic scaffold, Prin_Dtei_1.1 Segkk126_quiver_pilon_scaf, whole genome shotgun sequence DNA encoding:
- the LOC122625589 gene encoding uncharacterized protein K02A2.6-like gives rise to the protein MTIHEIAESSKRDEEIMDAISCLENDSWKPDSSVGFYPFRYELSAVGSLLLRGNRLVVPTSLRVKILELAHEGHPGETAMKRRLRSKVWWPQIDREAEKFVKACRDCCLVSQDIRPPPMDRNPFPTGPWIWVASDLLGPLPNNEYVLVFIDYFSRYMEHKFLKTISSTTLVEAMKEIFCRLGYPEHLRTDNGRQYVSEEFSSYCKACGIKQVRTPPYWPQANGEVENMNRALVKRLKIAYANEKNYKEEIQKFVLMYNVTPHGTTGSAPTKLMFNRVIRDKIPGIGDICENTLDSGERDKDIIEKNKGKQAADKRRGAKEVDIEVGDKVLLKNAVFPNKLTSNFDKTEFTVLERHNNIVVIEGGGRKLTRNASHLKKVPASQTYPASCPTPQPDDSLPESTPTSENAVLQPTEGSLGI
- the LOC122625586 gene encoding uncharacterized protein LOC122625586 gives rise to the protein MGSPRAFFKLRSHAASHGFCAAVHQPLQTHSYAFFYRQEYNILQSKGQLPSSSFILNLNPFLDADGIMRSCGRLTASDSLSYDERHPFGLMVRLIRTRYWIPKLRNLIKRVTMTCKACVIHRKKVQSQLMGKLPQSRATYSRPFTHTGLDFAGPFDVKSYSGRACRITKGYVCVFVCFSTKAIHLEATSDLTTEKFLGAFSRFAARRGCPLHLYSDNGKTFVGAEKALTEDFIAAVKEKVTSSFSHPGISTLQAPPIWEACGKQESRVSRLTSTRQQACLNSRPISAMSEDPSDILALTPGHFLIGGPLLVPAEPPTAGEASSILNRWQRLKALGQLFASRWKAEYLKEFQKRTKWQIPTRNMSEGDMTNMSNVYAFNVHNFVLFLSASLVSLRQPCRPIAPKVASSSTDVLEELDRSDAESVRGFIRFGRVRGFSG